One window from the genome of Aneurinibacillus sp. REN35 encodes:
- a CDS encoding DUF3817 domain-containing protein, producing the protein MLRTPIGRLRVIGLVEGISFLLLLGIAMPLKYFADIPIFVTIVGALHGILFVLYIASVAEVWSKLRWSIGRVIGALVASIIPFGTFVLDARLRQEE; encoded by the coding sequence TTGTTACGAACGCCCATTGGACGTTTACGTGTGATCGGATTGGTTGAAGGTATTTCCTTTCTTCTCCTTCTTGGCATTGCTATGCCGTTGAAGTATTTTGCTGACATTCCTATATTTGTGACTATCGTGGGTGCCTTGCACGGTATTTTATTTGTGCTCTATATTGCTTCTGTTGCTGAAGTATGGTCGAAGCTGCGCTGGTCAATTGGACGGGTTATAGGTGCTCTTGTCGCATCCATTATCCCCTTTGGTACGTTCGTGCTTGACGCACGCCTGCGCCAAGAAGAATAA